GGTGCCGTCGGCGGCGACCCGGGCGAGGCGCAGGTTGGTGCCGCCGACGTCGATGCCGATCGCCTCGAGGTCAGCGTGCATCGGCGCCTCCGCGGCGGAAGCGGGCGACCACGGCCTTGATCTCCTCGAGGCGCGGCACCGCGATCGTGGTCAGCCGCTCGCGGGTCACGGCGCGGTCGAGCGAGATGCAGTCCTTCCAGAGAGAGCGGCCGGCGATGACGCCGGAGGCGCCGTTGCGCATGGCGGTCTCGACCTGGCCGAGGAAGGTGGCGTGGTCGACGCCGGCCGACAGCACCGCCCACGGCACGTCGCCGGCGAGCGCGGTGACGGCGGCGCAGGCCTCGGCGGTGCCGGGGAAGGGGATCTTGAGCAGCTTGGCGCCGAGTTCGAGGCACATCCTGGAACCCTCGACCACCAGTTCGGGCACCTTCGCCTTGTAGGCGGCGTCGTCCTCGCCGTCGAGCTTGTAGGTCAGGAACTCGACCACCAGCAGCAGATCCTCGGCGGCGAAGTCGGCGATGCAGCGCTTCAGGATCTCGACGTTGTGGCCGTTGGCCTCGGGCCGGTCGGAGCGCAGGTAGACCATGATCTTGCCGCCGGTGCCGCCGAGCCGGCGCACGCGGGCGGCGTCGACGCCCTTGACCAGCTTGGAGAGTCGGTAACCCTCCGGCGTCAGGTCGAAGCCGCTGTCGTCGAGGCCGATCAGCAGGCCGGTGTCGCGGGAGATCACGCCGTCGTCGACCACGGACGGCACGGCGCAGACCGGATCGAGCAGCACGCAGGAGGCCTTCGAGGCCAGGTACTTGGTGATGTCGGCCTTGGTGGCGCCGAGAACGTCGATGCCGATCTTCGCCTGCACCTCGGGATCGGACGACAGCAGCGTGCGCATGCCGCCGCGCTGGTCGCAGGCGATCACCATCATGGCGCCGTCGGCGTCGCAGATCTGCTGGTAGCCGCGCCGTTCGGCGGTGGTCATGGCGGTCATGTCTCGAGTCTCCTGGTCGGCCGCCGGGAGGGGGCGGCCTCGTGTGCGAAGGATGGGCTCAGTTCGGGGCGAGGACGAGGGCGGCGGCACCGACGAGGCCGGCGTCGGGACCGAGCGCGGCGGGCACCACCGCGACGTCGCGGAAGGCGGGCATCGCCCGCGTCGCGACGGCGTCGGCGATCACGGGGGCGAACAGGTCGAACAGGGCGGAGAGGCCGCCGCCGATCACCACGACCTCGGGCGAATAGAGGTGGATCAGGCCGACGATGCCGGCGCCGAGCCGGCGCGCCTCCTCGGCGACGAGGGCGAGGGCGGCCGGGTCGCCCTCGCGGGCGGCCGTGCCGACGTGGCGGGCGTCGGCGGGGGCGGTTCCGGCGAGAGCGGCGATTCGGCCGGCGGGATCGGCGGCGGCGGCGCGACGCGCCTGCCGGCCGAAGGCGGTGCCGGAGGCGACCGCCTCCCAGCAGCCGCGGTTGCCGCAGCTGCAGACGACGTCGTCGTCGGTGACGATCATGTGGCCGACGTGGCCGGCAAGGCCGCCGCGGCCGCGCAAGAGCCGACCGTCGCAGACGACGCCGCCGCCGATGCCGGTGCTGACCGTCACGTAGACGAAGTGGCGCCGGCCGATGGCGGCGCCGAAGCGCCACTCGCCGAGGGCGGCGGCATGACCGTCGTTGTCGATCGCGACCGAAAGGCCGAGGGCGGCGGCGAGGCGCTCGCGCAAGGGAAAGCCGTGCCAGCCGGCGAGCGTCGGCGGTCCGGTGACGACGCCGGCCTCGGCGTCGAGCGGGCCCGGCGCGCCGACGCCGACCGCGACCGGACGGGCGCCGGCGAGGTCGAGGTCGGCGACGAGCCCGGTCATCTGGGCGAGCACGGCCTCGGGGCCGCCGGCGGCGTCGGTGCGGGTCGAGCGGCGCGCCAGCAGGCGACCGTCCTCGGCCACCAGCGCGGCGCGCAGCTCCGTTCCCCCGAGGTCGATGCCGACGGCCGTGCGCATGGCTCAGCCCGGTCCCGGCAGGCCGTGGGCCCAGGCGATCCGGGCGGCGAGGTCCGGCGCTCCGAAGGCGAGCGAGCCCATCACCACGGTGTCCGCGCCGGCGGCGCGCAGCGCGGGCACGGTGGTGTCGCGGATGCCGCCGTCGGCGGCGAGCACGGTGCCGCCGGGGCGGCCGGCGGCGGCGATCAGGGCGCGCGCCTCGCCGAGGCGGCCGGTGGCGGCCGGCGACAGCGACTGGCCCTTCACGCCGATGGCGGTGCCGAGCAGCGTCAGGAAGGCGAGCCGCGGCAGCACGGGCGCGACCGCCGCGACCGGCGTGTCCCACTTCAGCACCACGCCGGCGGCGACGCCGAGATCGTCGAGGCGGTCGAGCGCCGGCACCAGCGCGGCGTCGTTCTCAAGGTGGACGCTGACGAGGTCGGCGCCGGCGTCGACGAACTGGTCGATCTGGTCGAGGAGGATCGCGTCGGCCACCATCAGGTGGACGTGGATCGGCTTGTCGGTGAGTTCGCGGACGCGGGCGACCTGATCGGGGAAGAACAGGAAGGACGGCGCGAAATGGCCGTCGGCGACGTCGACGTGCCAGACGTCGGCGTGGGCGTCGGCGCGCGCGACGTCGTCGGCGAGGCGGACGAGGTCGGCGGACCACAGCGAGAATTCGCAGAGCAGCCGGTGCTTCGGCAGGGCGGAGAGGCGGTCGGGTCGGGTCATCGGGTGGCGGATCCGGGGAGGGCGGCGAGGAAGTCGGCGATGGCGGCGGCGACTTCGGCGGCGTGGCGGGCGCGGTCGTCGGCCTTGGGGTGGACGACGATCAGGCGCGCGCCGGGGATCGCGGCGGCAAGGGCCTCGGCGGTCGCCATCGGGTGGATCGCGTCGCGGGTCGTGCCGATCACCAGCGTCGGCACCGCGAGGGCGGCGAGGTCCTCGCGCGGGATGCCGGGGCCGTCGGCGGAGATCCGCGTCAGGAGCGCCGCGGTGGTCGCGATTGGCTCGCGGGCGAAGAAGCCGAGGAGCGAGGCGAGGTTGTCCGGCGCCTCGGCGGCGAGCGTCCGCGCGGCGTCGGACGCCTCGAACAACCGCCGCGCCTCGGCCGGCGGATGCGCGGCGAGGAGGTCGCCGACCAGCACGTTGGCGGAAAGGTTCGCCGGATTCGGATCGGCGACCCAGGCGGGCCGGACCAGCACCAAGGCGCGCACCAGCGCCGGCCGGCGCACCGCGAGCCGCGTCGCGATCGCCGCGCCCATCGAGACGCCGCCGAGCGCGACCGGGCCGAGGCGCTCCGCCTCGATCACGGCGGCGACGTCGCCGGCGAAGGTCGCGATCGAGAAGGCCGATGCTTCGCCGGATTCGGATCCGCCGTGACCGCGGCAGTCGAGGGTGAGGACGCGATGGCCGGCGAGACGATCGGCGACGTCCGCGATGGCGGCGGCGCTGCCGCAGAGGCCGTGCTGCAGCACCAGCGCCGGGCCGTCGCCGCGGTCGTGGAGGTCGAGGCGGAGGCCGTCGCGTGCGAACGGTCGGACGGTCATCGCCGCGCCTCGGTCAGCGGCCGCAGGAAGGCGGCGACGTCGGCAGCCTCGCCGGCGTCGAGGCCGTGGGTGACCAGCGGGCCGTCGAAGCCGGCGGCGGCGAGGGTCGCGACGAAATGCGGGAAGTCGACGACGCCGCGGCCGGCGGCGGCGAAGGCGCCGTCGGGACGGCGGTCCTTGGCGTGGGCCATGGCGATGCGGGAGCCGAGCCGGGCGACGGCGTCCTCGACGAGGCCGCGGCGGACGTCGGCGGCGGCGACCTCGAACAGGTTGGCGGGGTCGAGGACGATCTTCAGCCGGGGCGAACCGACCTCCACGATCAGCCGCTCGGCGCGGGCGGCCGAGGACACCACGTTGGCGAGTTCGGGCTCGATGCCGAGGTCGACGTCGAAACGCTCGGCGATCGCGGCCGCCTTCTCCATCTCGGTGACGAGGTCTTCCCAGGCGTCGGGACGGTCGTTGTCCGGGTGGTGGCGCCACTGGTCGTCGGGATCGCGTGTGCCGGTGCAGAGCGTGATCATGCCGGTGCCGATCGCCGCGCAGGCGGAGGCGAGCACGGCGAGCCGGCGCAGGCCGTCGAAGCGGACGGCGAGGTCGGGGTGGATCATGTTGTAGGTGCCGGACACCGCGGCGATCGCGACGCCGGTGGCGGCCGCGGCGGCGGCGACCGTGGCGGCGGCGGCCTCGGGGATCTCGTCCGGCATCGCCGGCAGGCCGAGGCAGGCCATGTTGAACTGGACGCAGTCGTAGCCGGCGGCGCGGGCGGCGCCGAGCACGGTCGCGGCGTCGGTGCCGGGGAAGGTCTTGGCGAAGATACCGAGGCGCATCAGACCGCTCCCTCGACCTGGTCGAGGCGCACCGGCCGACGCGTCTCGGCGGAGCGGGCGATCGCGACCATGGCGCGCACGCTGGCCACGCCGTCGGCGGCCGAGGCGCCGGTCATCGGCGCGCCGTCGAGGATCACGTCGGCGAAGCCCTCGACCTGACGGCGGTAGAAGTGGCCGTCGGCGCCGAGGACGCGGCGGGTGGTGCCGTCGGCCTCGTGGAAGATGTCGACCTCGCTGGTCTTGTAGTACCAGGGGTTGAAGGTCTTGCCGAGAATGCTGCCGTTCTCGCCGTAGATCTGGAAACCCTCGTGCCAGTCCATGCGGACGGCGACGGTGAGGTCGAGGTGGCCGAGGGTGCCGTCGGCGAAGGCGACGTCGACGAACCAGCAATACGCTCCGAAGCGCTCGGAGAGGCGGGCGTCGACCTCGACGATGTCGCCGGCGAAATAGCGCGCGACGTCGACGAGGTGGCAGCCGTGCGCCAGCATGAAGTAGCGCCGCTTGTCGGCCTTGGGATCGCCGGCGGGACGGCGCGCGTTCCGGCTGGTCACGATCAGCGGCTGGACCGCGTCGGTCATCGGGTAGCGGTGGGTGCTGTCGCAGTACCAGGCCTTGAGGGCGAGGCGCTGGCCCATGCCGTCGTCGACGAAGGCCTTGGCGGCCTGGAGGCCGGCGTCGAAGCGCTTCATGTGGCCGACCTGGAGCACGAGGCCGGAGCGCGCGACGGTGCGGGCGAGGTCCTCGACCTCCTCGACGGCGACGCCGAGCGGCTTCTCGCAGAGCACGTGCTTGCCGGCGGCGAGCGCCTTCAGGGCGGCCGGCACGTGGAAGGCGTCGGAGGTGGCGACGATCACCGCCTCGACCTCGGGGTCCGCCAGCATGGCATCGTAGTCGGCGTAGCTCTTCGCCGGCGCGTGGGTCGCGGCCATGCGCGCGCGGAGGTCGTCGGCGACGTCGCAGATCGCGAAGAGGTCGGCGTTGCGCGCCTTGGTGCAGCTCTCGAAATGGGCGGCCTGGGCGATCGGGCCGCAGCCGAGCACGCCGATCCTCAGCCTGCGTTCGTCCTTGCGGGGCATAAGGGTCCACTCCGGATCAGGGTGGGGCGGCCGCCGGCCCGGGGGGAGAGGCACCCGCCGGGGGAGGGCGGCGGGCGGGCCGGCGGCGGCCCGAGGGCGGTGGCGATCCGGGCGGACGTGCCGCGGCCGGATCGTCACGGGCCGGCGGTCAGCCGCCGACCATGAGCTTGACGACCTCGTCGTGGTTGGTCTCGGCGATCCGCCGTTCGCCGGCGAGCTGGCCGCGGCGCAGCACGACGATGCGGTCGGCGACCGCGAAAATGTCCTGGAGGTTGTGGGAGATGAAGATGATCCCCTGCCCCTGGGACTTCAGCGTCCTGACGAGCTGGACCACCTTGCGCTGCTCGGGCACGCCGAGGGCGGCGGTCGGCTCGTCCATGATCAGGACGCGGGCCTTCCAGTAGATCGCCCGGCCGATCGCCACCGCCTGACGCTGGCCGCCGGAGAAACGGCCGACCGGGGCGTCGAGGCGGTTCACGTGGAAGTCGAGGCGGGCCATGGTCTCGCGGGCGGCCTCGGCCATCTTGGCGCGGTCGATCACCGGGAGGACGCCGAGGATCTTCCGCATCGGCTCGCGGCCGAGGAAGATGTTGGCGCCGATGGTCAGGTTGTCGGCGAGCGCGAGGTCCTGGTAGATCGTCTCGATGCCGTGGCCACGGGCGGCCTCCGGGGTCGGGAAGTGGACCGGCTGGCCGGCGAAGCGGATCTCGCCCTCGTCCGGCTGGTAGACGCCGGAGATGGTCTTGATCAGGGTCGACTTGCCGGCGCCGTTGTCGCCGGCGAGGGCGACGCACTCGCCCGGCATCAGCCGCATCGAGACGTCCTTGAGGGCCTGGACGCCGCCGAAGCGCTTGGCGACGCCGCGGACTTCGAGGATGGGTTCGGACGTGGTCGCGGCCATTGCTCAGCGGTCCCCGAGGCGGTGCTGGGTCTGGTCGACGAGCACCGAGATGATGATGACCACGCCGACCGCGACGAACTGCCAGAACGGCTCGACGTTGATGAAGACGAGGCCGTACTGGATCACCGCGATCACCAGCGCGCCGGCGACGGTGCCGAGGATGGTGCCGGAGCCGCCGAACAGGCTGGCGCCGCCGATCACCACCGCGGCGATCGAGTCGAGCAGCAGGGGCTCGCCGGCCTGGGCGGCACCGGCGGTGAAGCGGGCGGCGTAGAGCACGCCGCCGAGGCCGGCGCAGAGCGCGGACAGCAGGTAGAGCTTCTGCTTGTGGCGGGAGACGTCGATGCCGGCGCGGGCGGCGGCGTTCTCGCTGGCGCCGATGGCGTAGGTGTGCTGGCCGAAGCGGGTCTGCGACAACAGGTAGTGCATCGCCAGCAGGAACAGCACGGCGACAACGACCACGGTCGGCACGCCGAGCACGCGGCCGTTGCCGAGGGCGGCGAACCAGGAGTTCGAGACCGGCACGGTGGTGCCGCCGGCGATCAGGAAGGCGGTGCCGCGGGCGACGCCGAACATGCCGAGCGTGCCGATGAAGGGCGGCACCTGCAGCTTGGCGATCAGGAGGCCGTTGATGATGCCCGGCAGGGTCGAGACCGCGACGCCGGCGAGGATGCCGACCAGCATGGCCGGGAACGGCGGCATGGCGGTGCCGGCGAGGTTGGTGGCATGGGCGGCGACCACGGCCGACAGGCCCATGATGAAGCCGATCGACAGGTCGATGCCGCCGGAGATGATCACGAAGGTCGAGCCGAGCGCCAGCAGCAGCGGCGCCACGGCGAAGATCGTGATCGACTGGAGATTGTAGGCCGAGCCGAAGAAGGTGGTCTGGTAGGCGACCTGGGCCCACACCTCGAAGAACACGACCAGGAAGGCGAGGAAGAGCCAGGCGCGCAGCTGCGCCAGCTTGGCGATCACGCGCATCGCCCCGCCGGAGGCGGGAGTCGGCGCGCCGACCGTTCGGGCTGGAGTGGACATCGGCCGATCCATTTCTGTCGGGGGGTCGGAAGACCGGGGCGGTGCCGCCGGGAAGGGGCGCCGGGCGGGGCGCCGGGTGTGCGCGGCCGGCCGTCGAGGGCCGGCGGGCGGGTGGTCGGTCGGGGCGTGGCCGTCCTCCCGGCGGCCCGGCGCGGGGCCGGACCGCCGGGCGGCGGGGATCACTCCTGGTAGACGAACTTGGCGACGTTCGGGTCTTCGATGTTGGTCTTGTCCATCACGGTGAAGCCGGTGCCGATCGAGGTCGGGACCGACTGGCCGGTCAGGTGGGCGTAGGCGGCCATGACGCCGAAGTAGCCGATCTCGGCCGGGTGCTGGGCGATCGCGATGTCGACGAGGCCGGTCTTCAGGTTGTCGACAATCGAGGTCGGGGCGTCGAAGGCGACGACCTTGACGGCGCCGGACTTGCCGGCCTGCTGCACGCCGTTGGCGGCGCCGAGGGCGGAGAACAGGTTGGCGCCGAACACGCCGACGAGGTCGCCGTTGCGGGCGATCACCGACTGCAGCTGCGAGGCCGCCTTGTTGGCGTCGTTGTCGTTGTACTGGGTGTCGAGCACCTCGATGCCCGGGAAGTTCTTCATCTCGTCCTTGAAGCCTTCCTCGCGCTGGTCGGTCGTCGAGATGCCGGGCTTGACGTTGGAGACGTAGACCTTGCCCTTCTCGCCGACGGCCGCGGCGAGCGCGCGGGCCGCCATGCGGCCGCCGAGCACGTTGTCCGAGGC
This Oharaeibacter diazotrophicus DNA region includes the following protein-coding sequences:
- a CDS encoding ABC transporter permease subunit; the protein is MRVIAKLAQLRAWLFLAFLVVFFEVWAQVAYQTTFFGSAYNLQSITIFAVAPLLLALGSTFVIISGGIDLSIGFIMGLSAVVAAHATNLAGTAMPPFPAMLVGILAGVAVSTLPGIINGLLIAKLQVPPFIGTLGMFGVARGTAFLIAGGTTVPVSNSWFAALGNGRVLGVPTVVVVAVLFLLAMHYLLSQTRFGQHTYAIGASENAAARAGIDVSRHKQKLYLLSALCAGLGGVLYAARFTAGAAQAGEPLLLDSIAAVVIGGASLFGGSGTILGTVAGALVIAVIQYGLVFINVEPFWQFVAVGVVIIISVLVDQTQHRLGDR
- a CDS encoding Gfo/Idh/MocA family protein, producing the protein MPRKDERRLRIGVLGCGPIAQAAHFESCTKARNADLFAICDVADDLRARMAATHAPAKSYADYDAMLADPEVEAVIVATSDAFHVPAALKALAAGKHVLCEKPLGVAVEEVEDLARTVARSGLVLQVGHMKRFDAGLQAAKAFVDDGMGQRLALKAWYCDSTHRYPMTDAVQPLIVTSRNARRPAGDPKADKRRYFMLAHGCHLVDVARYFAGDIVEVDARLSERFGAYCWFVDVAFADGTLGHLDLTVAVRMDWHEGFQIYGENGSILGKTFNPWYYKTSEVDIFHEADGTTRRVLGADGHFYRRQVEGFADVILDGAPMTGASAADGVASVRAMVAIARSAETRRPVRLDQVEGAV
- a CDS encoding ABC transporter substrate-binding protein, with translation MRKLFTAVAALAVGVAALAGAAEAADKKFTIALVPGLTTDAFYISMRKGAEAAAAAVGAELVFQGAPDFNPVLQVPVLDAVIARKPDAILIAPTDKTQLVEPLRKAIDAGIPVVTVDTFIGTGKYQTGAGDADFPISYVASDNVLGGRMAARALAAAVGEKGKVYVSNVKPGISTTDQREEGFKDEMKNFPGIEVLDTQYNDNDANKAASQLQSVIARNGDLVGVFGANLFSALGAANGVQQAGKSGAVKVVAFDAPTSIVDNLKTGLVDIAIAQHPAEIGYFGVMAAYAHLTGQSVPTSIGTGFTVMDKTNIEDPNVAKFVYQE
- a CDS encoding ROK family protein, yielding MRTAVGIDLGGTELRAALVAEDGRLLARRSTRTDAAGGPEAVLAQMTGLVADLDLAGARPVAVGVGAPGPLDAEAGVVTGPPTLAGWHGFPLRERLAAALGLSVAIDNDGHAAALGEWRFGAAIGRRHFVYVTVSTGIGGGVVCDGRLLRGRGGLAGHVGHMIVTDDDVVCSCGNRGCWEAVASGTAFGRQARRAAAADPAGRIAALAGTAPADARHVGTAAREGDPAALALVAEEARRLGAGIVGLIHLYSPEVVVIGGGLSALFDLFAPVIADAVATRAMPAFRDVAVVPAALGPDAGLVGAAALVLAPN
- a CDS encoding tagatose-bisphosphate aldolase — encoded protein: MTAMTTAERRGYQQICDADGAMMVIACDQRGGMRTLLSSDPEVQAKIGIDVLGATKADITKYLASKASCVLLDPVCAVPSVVDDGVISRDTGLLIGLDDSGFDLTPEGYRLSKLVKGVDAARVRRLGGTGGKIMVYLRSDRPEANGHNVEILKRCIADFAAEDLLLVVEFLTYKLDGEDDAAYKAKVPELVVEGSRMCLELGAKLLKIPFPGTAEACAAVTALAGDVPWAVLSAGVDHATFLGQVETAMRNGASGVIAGRSLWKDCISLDRAVTRERLTTIAVPRLEEIKAVVARFRRGGADAR
- a CDS encoding sugar phosphate isomerase/epimerase family protein, which translates into the protein MRLGIFAKTFPGTDAATVLGAARAAGYDCVQFNMACLGLPAMPDEIPEAAAATVAAAAAATGVAIAAVSGTYNMIHPDLAVRFDGLRRLAVLASACAAIGTGMITLCTGTRDPDDQWRHHPDNDRPDAWEDLVTEMEKAAAIAERFDVDLGIEPELANVVSSAARAERLIVEVGSPRLKIVLDPANLFEVAAADVRRGLVEDAVARLGSRIAMAHAKDRRPDGAFAAAGRGVVDFPHFVATLAAAGFDGPLVTHGLDAGEAADVAAFLRPLTEARR
- a CDS encoding alpha/beta fold hydrolase, with amino-acid sequence MTVRPFARDGLRLDLHDRGDGPALVLQHGLCGSAAAIADVADRLAGHRVLTLDCRGHGGSESGEASAFSIATFAGDVAAVIEAERLGPVALGGVSMGAAIATRLAVRRPALVRALVLVRPAWVADPNPANLSANVLVGDLLAAHPPAEARRLFEASDAARTLAAEAPDNLASLLGFFAREPIATTAALLTRISADGPGIPREDLAALAVPTLVIGTTRDAIHPMATAEALAAAIPGARLIVVHPKADDRARHAAEVAAAIADFLAALPGSATR
- a CDS encoding ribulose-phosphate 3-epimerase; its protein translation is MTRPDRLSALPKHRLLCEFSLWSADLVRLADDVARADAHADVWHVDVADGHFAPSFLFFPDQVARVRELTDKPIHVHLMVADAILLDQIDQFVDAGADLVSVHLENDAALVPALDRLDDLGVAAGVVLKWDTPVAAVAPVLPRLAFLTLLGTAIGVKGQSLSPAATGRLGEARALIAAAGRPGGTVLAADGGIRDTTVPALRAAGADTVVMGSLAFGAPDLAARIAWAHGLPGPG
- a CDS encoding ATP-binding cassette domain-containing protein; the encoded protein is MAATTSEPILEVRGVAKRFGGVQALKDVSMRLMPGECVALAGDNGAGKSTLIKTISGVYQPDEGEIRFAGQPVHFPTPEAARGHGIETIYQDLALADNLTIGANIFLGREPMRKILGVLPVIDRAKMAEAARETMARLDFHVNRLDAPVGRFSGGQRQAVAIGRAIYWKARVLIMDEPTAALGVPEQRKVVQLVRTLKSQGQGIIFISHNLQDIFAVADRIVVLRRGQLAGERRIAETNHDEVVKLMVGG